The DNA sequence ATCCTTGGAAGAGATCGAAATCGCCTGCGCTGCGGCCAGAGCCCTTGAGACCCTCGTGGTTGGCGGTCAGGACAATGGTCGGAACGTGGAACTCCTCCACGATTCGTGAGGCCACGATGCCGATAACCCCCTGATGCCAATCCGGGCCGTACAGAACAAATCCAGCCCGGCCCAGAGCCGTCTGCCCCATGGCCTGGACCCGGGCCTCGTCCAGGATCCTAGCCTCCTCGGCCCGGCGATTGGAGTTGAGAACGTCGAGCTTCCGGGCCATCCGTCCGGCGGCGGCCTCGTCTTCGGACAAGATCAGGTCCAGAGCCATTTCCGGATCGTCAAGCCGACCGGCCGCATTGAGCCTCGGGGCCAGGCCGAAGCCGATGGAGCCGGTGCCCACGGATGCGTCCGTCTCCATGCCGCAAACCCGCTTCAGGGCCCGGATACCCGGCCTCGGGGAATCCTTGAGCAGGAGCTGGCCATTCTTGACCAGAATCCGGTTTTGGCCCTTCAGACTGACAACGTCGGCCACGGTTCCCAGGGCCACCAGGTCCAGGAATTGACGCATGTCCACGACCGGTCCCGGCAATAGACGATTGAGGGCCGCCGCCAGAAAAAACACCACGCCCACCCCGGCCAGGGACTTGGATGGCCAGTCCAGGACCAGGGGATTGATGAGGACGTCGGCCGGAGGCAGCTCCGGACCCGGGGCATGGTGGTCGGTCACGGCCACGAACAGGCCCAGTTCCTTGGCCCGAGCGATGGGTTCCAACGCATTGGTCCCGCAGTCCACCGTCAGCAGAACCTTGGCCCCGGCCTCGGCCAAATTCTCGATCCCGTGGACGCTCAACCCGTAACCGTCGTCCCGGCAGGGCAGGAAATGCTTAGCAACCACCCCCCGCCTGGCGCAAAAATCCCTGACCAGGGCCGTGGCCGTGACTCCGTCCACGTCATAATCTCCCCAGACGACCAGTGCCCCTCTCTCTTCCAGGGCCATGGCCAGACTCCTGGCTCCTTCAAGGAGCCCCGGCCACTCCTCCAGGGGTTTGAGCAGGGAAAGATTCGGGCAGAGAAAACGACGGATATCCTCCGTCGATGTCAAACCCCGCAGAGAGAGAATCCGGGCCAGGATCGGGGAGATGCCCAAGGTGTCGGCTTGTGGACCATCCATGGCCCTGGACTCTGGCCGCATCGTCCATTTGGTGCATGTGCGAGTCATTTTCTGATACGGGAAGTGGTTGGGGTTTGGCACGTGAAGGCTAGAAAAGAACGCCGTGGACCGAGGCTCCACCGTCCAGACACTCTGCCGCCGCGGCCACGGCCGCGTCCGTTCGGTCCTTGCCAGTCAGGGAAGCCAAGATGCGCCGTTCGTCGTCCACTGCGTCCGGCCCGGTCAGGACCAGACCGTCAGCCAAGCAGAGGATTGCAGACGCCTCCTGAAAGGCCGGAGCCGAGAGCGGGGCGTGGTGCCAGCTGATGGGTTCGGTGATCTCGTCCGGCAGGTTCCAGCTCCGCAGGGCCAAGGCGCCGATCAGGGCGTGGTCGATGCCCCAGTGGGCCTCCTCGGCCTCGAGCAGGGGTACCCCATCCTTGACCGCCAGAACGTTGATGGCCCGCCAATGATCGGGCCGCAGAAGGACCGTGAAGAGCTTACCCATGTCGTGGAGCAGGCCAGCCGTGTAGATGATGGATGGATCCCGGTGTTCCAGGACATTGGCCACGGTTCGGGCCGTCAGGGCCACGGCGAACCCGTGACGCCAGAAACTCTCCAGGTCGAAATCGTTCGGATCGATCCGTTTGTTTACGGAGCGCAGGGCCACGAACAAAACCATGGTCCTAATTTCTTTCATCCCCAGAATCGACACGGCCCGGTCCAGAGTCGATATCTGGGACTGCAACCCGTAGTAGGCCGAGTTGGCCGTCTTCAGAATCGCAGCGCTCAGACCAGGATCCCGGTTCACGGCCCGGGCCACGTCGGCCAGGGAGCCCAGGGAGTCTTCCGCCGTCAGGATGAACAGATCCCTAATCAGGACTGGGGAAAAGGGCAGAATAGATTGGACCTCGGACAGGCCGGCCAGGAAATCCTGCCCCTGCTGAAAATCCACCGCTACTCCTTGGCCTGATCCAAAAGCTCGAGAGCCTTCTTGTAGTCCTTGGGAACCAGGTTGTGCTTCTGGAGGTAGGCCACGAACTGTCTGGCTTCCTTCAGCTCCGGGTTGAGCTTGAGTGCCTGGAGAAGGTGGTCGATGGTCTTGGGAACGTCGTCCTGGGCGAAATGGGCCCTGGCCATGTTGTAATGAAGGTTCTCGTCGTGAGGGGCCAACTCACTGGCCCGGGAGTAATATTCCAGGGCTTGTTCGATCATCTTGTTCTTGCGCAGCTTGATGCCGAACTCGTTGAAGAGGTGCTTGTGCTCGGCCTCGAAGGCCGCATCCAAGTGAACGAGACGGTTGAAGATGTCGTTGCCCTTGTTCGTCTCGCCCCGGTCGAGATAGGTAAGCCCTAGGCCGAAGTTGGCCCTGATGTTCTCCTCGTCCACCTTGATGGCGTTGTTGTACTCGAACTCGGCGCTGAACGACTCCCCTCGGGTCCTGTGGCGGTCGGCCTTGGCAATGGTCTTGGTCAGCTCCCGCATCTTCGGATACACGGTTTGGGTGTAGAACTCGGGTTCCGGGGCAAACTTGTCGAGAAAATCATCCTTAGGCACCAGTTGTTTAGGGCCCGAAGGCACGTAGTTCACGTTCAGGGGCTGAACCTCGACGTTACCGTCCTCGATCTCTTTGACGAACCAATAGGTCTTCTGGACGGTCTTGCGGACCGTGGTCCCGGTCCCGACCTTGGCCACAGCCTCGGTGGAGAAAACCCCGCTCAGAAGTTCCCGGGGCTTTTCCTCCAGCCCATCGCCCTCGTTCGTCCCGCCGCTTTCGACTTCCTGATCCATGTGTCGCTCCTCGATCCTGATGTCCGGATCAAACGCCTCTCATGCTCTCGACAAAGTCTTGAACCGCCCGCGCCGGGTCATCGGCCCCGATGATGGGTCGACCGACCACTAAAAAATCTGATCCCTCTCGGACGGCCTGCTCCGGAGACATGGTTCGGGCCTGGTCTCCGACCTCGTCGCCCGGTCTTCTGATCCCCGGAGTGAGGACTAGATGCCCCGGACCGCAAAGGGCCTTGACCTTCTGGGCCTCGCGGGCCGAACAGACCGATCCGTCCAGCCCCATCCGCAGGCCTTCCCGGGCT is a window from the Deltaproteobacteria bacterium genome containing:
- a CDS encoding HDOD domain-containing protein, which translates into the protein MDFQQGQDFLAGLSEVQSILPFSPVLIRDLFILTAEDSLGSLADVARAVNRDPGLSAAILKTANSAYYGLQSQISTLDRAVSILGMKEIRTMVLFVALRSVNKRIDPNDFDLESFWRHGFAVALTARTVANVLEHRDPSIIYTAGLLHDMGKLFTVLLRPDHWRAINVLAVKDGVPLLEAEEAHWGIDHALIGALALRSWNLPDEITEPISWHHAPLSAPAFQEASAILCLADGLVLTGPDAVDDERRILASLTGKDRTDAAVAAAAECLDGGASVHGVLF
- the recJ gene encoding single-stranded-DNA-specific exonuclease RecJ, producing the protein MRPESRAMDGPQADTLGISPILARILSLRGLTSTEDIRRFLCPNLSLLKPLEEWPGLLEGARSLAMALEERGALVVWGDYDVDGVTATALVRDFCARRGVVAKHFLPCRDDGYGLSVHGIENLAEAGAKVLLTVDCGTNALEPIARAKELGLFVAVTDHHAPGPELPPADVLINPLVLDWPSKSLAGVGVVFFLAAALNRLLPGPVVDMRQFLDLVALGTVADVVSLKGQNRILVKNGQLLLKDSPRPGIRALKRVCGMETDASVGTGSIGFGLAPRLNAAGRLDDPEMALDLILSEDEAAAGRMARKLDVLNSNRRAEEARILDEARVQAMGQTALGRAGFVLYGPDWHQGVIGIVASRIVEEFHVPTIVLTANHEGLKGSGRSAGDFDLFQGLTRCSELLTRFGGHRHAAGCSLPPERLEAFEGLFSEVVLEQLGRRPGPSEIVLDMALPFQDITPVLLDEIELMQPFGPGNPRPVFRSGWLEVRDSRLLGRDRLHLGLTLRDPECGTTMQAQFWRAGPEWTATDLKGHELQVAFCPQKSNYEGLMRIQLTIKAVLGVRAGD